A segment of the Nitrospina gracilis 3/211 genome:
CAGCCCGCACCAATGCGTTGCAATGGATAAGGTTGATACGTTCCGCCGAACCCCGACAGTCGGCAGGAGCAATCCCTTCAGCCTCTTCGAGGTAACTGTTTTTTTGGCGTCTCTGGCGCGTTGTCTGGTAACATTGGACTTCCAAAAGACCCTGAATGGGACCACTTAAAGCCATTTTAAAGGGAAACGCCCCGGTTACGTTCCATTTACCGGGGCTCAAGGCATTGCAGGGATTCATGTGTTCCCTTTGAAAACGGCTGGTAATTTCTGACCGCAGGCACCGGGAAACGCCCCGGCTTCGCGGCACGGGACCCAGACCATGAAACTGAGCAAATACAACATCAACCTGGAAACCTCGCATTGGTGGATTCCCATCGCCAATATTTTTCTGGGGATTGCCATGCTTGCCATGATGGGCTTCAGCTTCTGGAAGGGACTCGAGATGAATACCGTTTACGCCCCCCTCATCAACGCCGACACGGAAGTCAAACTGAAGGTGGTGGCCGCCCACATGTGGGTGGAGGAAATCCTTGGCGGCGACCAGACCAAGGACACGGAAGGCGTGTGGAGATTCCTGGACCAGGCGGACTGGTACGCCAACGCCATGCTGGAAGGCGGACAGAATGAGGAAGGCACCATCATGCCGCTCAACGATCCGGAAATCCGCGAAGTCATCCGCGAGGTACGCAACAACATCGCCGAGTTTCGCAAGATCGCCCACACGCGCCTGTCCAACCGCGCCACGTCGGGAACCGGGTCGCCCATGGACAAGTACTACGACGAAGTGTACCTGAGCTTCAACCGCAAGGCCGACCGCATCAAGCACCGTTTGCAGGAATTGATGGCCACCGACCTGCAGTATTTCAAAGTCACGCAGATCACCTTGATGGGCGTCATGTTTCTTCTGTCGATGTCGATGGCCCTGGTCGTGTTCCGCTTTGAGCGGTTTCGCGACAAGTGGATTCATGCCCTGCACGAAGCCAACGTGAACCTGGAAAAAGAAGTCGAGGAACGCAAACAGGCGGAGGTCAAGCTCACGGAGTACGGCAACCAGCTGCGCCGGCTGACCAACCAGCTGCAATCGATCCGCGAAGAGGAAAAGACCCGCATCGCGCGAGAAGTCCACGACGAACTGGGGCAGACGCTCACCGCGCTCAAAATGGAACTTGCCTGCCTGGTCAACGACGTCAAGCAGGGTTCTGACGGCGTACCCCAGAGGACACGTTCGATGAGCCAGTTGATCGACAGCACCATTCAATCGGTGCAGCGCATTGCCACAGAACTCCGGCCGCAGATTCTCGACGTGCTGGGCCTCTCCGAAGCCATCCGCTGGGAGACGGCGGAGTTCGAGAAGCGGACGGGGATTCAATGCCACGTCAAATTCATTCCGGAGAAGGTCATTCTCGAACGCAACCTGTCCACCACCCTGTTCCGCATCTACCAGGAGGCGATGACCAACGTGGCGCGCCATTCCGGAGCGAAAAACGTGACCATCTGCGTGAAAGAAAAGGAAAACGAAGTGATTCTGGAAATCTGCGATGACGGACGCGGAATTCAGAAGCATCTGTTATACAACTCGCAGTCCCTCGGCCTGCTTGGCATCCAGGAACGCGCCCGCGCGCTGGATGGCGAAACCACGATCGAGGGCGACCCCACATCCGGCACCACCGTTCGCGCCGTAATTCCAGTGAAACAGAAACTATATGAAAACATCCAATAGCAAAATTCGTATTTTCGTGGTGGACGATCACGCGGTCGTTCGCCAGGGCATCAAGCACATCATCGTCCAGAACGCCGACATGGAAGTGGTGGGCGAAGCCTCCCACGGCAACGAGGTGCTGGATAAAATCAAGGACCTGGAAATCGATGTCATGCTGATGGACATCGAGATGCCTGAGAAAAGCGGGTGGGAGGTGATGTCGCAGTTGAAGTACAGCCACCCCAACCTCGGCGTCATCATTCTCAGCATTTTCCCGGAAGATCATTACGGCGTGCGCCTGATCAAAGCCGGCGCATCCGGGTACCTCACCAAATCCAGCGCGCCGGAACAACTGGTTCAGGCTATCCGCACGGTCTCCGACGGCGGCAAGTTCATCAGCCCGTCACTGGCCGAAAAGCTGATCCAGGAACTGGACAAGAAGGAAGGACAGCCTTTGCACGCCGTTCTTTCCGAACGCGAGTTCCAGGTGTTCTGCATGATCTCCTCGGGCAAGAAGACCAAGGAAATCGCGGACGAACTGTCGCTCAGCATCACCACCATCAGCACCCACCGATCGAACATCCTGGAAAAAATGGGGATGAAGAACAACGCCGAGCTCATCCACTACGCGCTCAAGAACGGACTGGTCCGCTGAAGCGTTTCCTGCACAGCAAAACATGCGGTGCCGGGAAACACACCTTCTGCGTGCTGATAATTTCAGGAATAAAAGTGGACCGGGAAGGAATACGGCCGGGTCAGCTGGGCGAGGACCAGCGCAGCCATTCGGCCCGGCCCTGTTGCGGCCGTTCCTTGGACTCGGTGTCCGCCACGGAAACGGAAGGTTCCGTCTCCCCCGCTGGCAGGGATGCGTCCTTGGGCACCCGGGCGCGGCGGAATGTGCGGTCCTTCATCTTCACATCTTTCGGAGCCGCTTCCGAGCGTCCGCGTTTCAGGAGCGCAAACACGGCGTTGCCCACAAACGGCGGCAACATGGAGAACAGCAGGTTGGTGCCCAGGATGAACGCCATGCCGGTGAGCGACGCCACCTCGCGCGGCTTGAAAAACCAGTTGGGCGGCAAAGAAACCCAGCCCACGCCCTTGTCGCGGAGCATGATGGACTTGATGATCTTCCACTGGAAGTAGTATTGCAGGTTGCGGCGGATGATGTCGCGCTTCAGTTCGAACTCCGTCACGCCCTTCGGCACATAAGCCAGCGGCATGGTATCGAAGATGCTGCGCGTGATGGACAGGGTGCTGTTGAAATTACGCCAGCCCTCCATGATGTGCAGGCGGCCTTCGCTCTGCGCCACATCGTAAATCGGGGTGCCCGGGTACGGGATCAGGTTGTTGAACTTGACGAACCCGACGTTCGCCCCGTTGACCACCCGCCACGACTCGTCGCGGTCTTCCTTGCTCTCGCCCGGGAAGCCGTAAATCATGAACAGCGACACCTTGAAGCCGTATTTTTTGCACAGCCTGACGGCTTCCATGTGCTGGGCCACCGTCTGGTCCTTGTTGGCTTCCTTGGCGATGCGCTCGACGCCGGTTTCCATACCCATGCCGATGGTCTGGAAATTGGCCCGTTTCATCGCCGGCAAAATCTCTTCGTAAATATTGTCGGCGCGGGTCTGTACGGCAAAGGCGCACTTCTCGTGAAGGCCGGCTTCGACGATGCCGTCGCACAACTCAATCACCCGGCGCTTGTTGACGCTGAAGATGTCGTCGTAAAACGTGATGTTCTCGATCTTGTATTTATTGACCAGGATCTTGACGTTCTCGATGATGCGTTCCATCGAGTGCCAGCGGTAGGTCAGGCCGGTGAGGATGCGCTGACTGCAATAACTGCATTTGTACGGACACCCGCGCGCTCCGGTGAGGAATCCCATGTCGTATTTGGGATGCTCAAACAGCTCGTAGGGAAAAATCGGCACATCGTCGAGGTTGTCGATCAGGTCGTTGTCTTCGTTGGCGACCAGTTCCCCGTTATCGTCGAGGAAGGTGATGCCGCGGATTTTTTTCCAGGCGTCGCCGCCTTCGCGAAGGGCGTGGTAAAGCTGGCGCATGGTCTCTTCCCCTTCGCCGCGCACCACGATATCGGCCGAGCCGTTGCGAAGCGGTTCCTCCGGCAGCGCAGTGACGTGCACACCGCCCATGACGACCGTGCAGTCCGGATACGCTTCCTTGTACATGCGGCCGATGGTGTAGGCCCGTCCCGCCTGCGCCGTCAGCACGGTGATGCCGATGATCAGTGGCTGTTCGAGTCCCTCGGTAAACTGGCGGAAGTTGTCCTCGGTGATGGTCTCGATTTCCTCGTCCACCACGCGGATGTTCTTCACCCCGTATTTGCGAAGATACGCGGAGATGACCCCGATCGATACGGGAATGCCCACCGGGATGTACCGCGACAGCATGCCGCCGAATTTTTCGTATGCCGGATTGATGAACAACATGGGTTCGAAACCTTTCGTATAGGGGGCTCGAACTTACACGAATGCCTGGGTTGAGGGACCGCCCTCCTGGCCCCAAAAGGTGTGTTCTTTAATGATAAAGGAGGGCGGAATAATTTCAATCAAATTCGCTGCTTTTTCCAAGAACAATGCGTTTGGCCACCACAATGGCCTGGGATATCCAGAGCATGACTGGTTTTCCGATAAAATACCGTCCGTCGCGCTCCACGATCTGGCCGGTGCCGAGCAGCCGTTTCAACCGGATTTCAACCATTTGCGAGGCATTGTAGCGTCCCAGCAGCTCGTCGAGGGCCAGCCCCCCTCCCGCCTCGTGGAGTTCGCGCAGCAA
Coding sequences within it:
- a CDS encoding sensor histidine kinase; this translates as MKLSKYNINLETSHWWIPIANIFLGIAMLAMMGFSFWKGLEMNTVYAPLINADTEVKLKVVAAHMWVEEILGGDQTKDTEGVWRFLDQADWYANAMLEGGQNEEGTIMPLNDPEIREVIREVRNNIAEFRKIAHTRLSNRATSGTGSPMDKYYDEVYLSFNRKADRIKHRLQELMATDLQYFKVTQITLMGVMFLLSMSMALVVFRFERFRDKWIHALHEANVNLEKEVEERKQAEVKLTEYGNQLRRLTNQLQSIREEEKTRIAREVHDELGQTLTALKMELACLVNDVKQGSDGVPQRTRSMSQLIDSTIQSVQRIATELRPQILDVLGLSEAIRWETAEFEKRTGIQCHVKFIPEKVILERNLSTTLFRIYQEAMTNVARHSGAKNVTICVKEKENEVILEICDDGRGIQKHLLYNSQSLGLLGIQERARALDGETTIEGDPTSGTTVRAVIPVKQKLYENIQ
- a CDS encoding response regulator, which translates into the protein MKTSNSKIRIFVVDDHAVVRQGIKHIIVQNADMEVVGEASHGNEVLDKIKDLEIDVMLMDIEMPEKSGWEVMSQLKYSHPNLGVIILSIFPEDHYGVRLIKAGASGYLTKSSAPEQLVQAIRTVSDGGKFISPSLAEKLIQELDKKEGQPLHAVLSEREFQVFCMISSGKKTKEIADELSLSITTISTHRSNILEKMGMKNNAELIHYALKNGLVR
- a CDS encoding B12-binding domain-containing radical SAM protein — its product is MLFINPAYEKFGGMLSRYIPVGIPVSIGVISAYLRKYGVKNIRVVDEEIETITEDNFRQFTEGLEQPLIIGITVLTAQAGRAYTIGRMYKEAYPDCTVVMGGVHVTALPEEPLRNGSADIVVRGEGEETMRQLYHALREGGDAWKKIRGITFLDDNGELVANEDNDLIDNLDDVPIFPYELFEHPKYDMGFLTGARGCPYKCSYCSQRILTGLTYRWHSMERIIENVKILVNKYKIENITFYDDIFSVNKRRVIELCDGIVEAGLHEKCAFAVQTRADNIYEEILPAMKRANFQTIGMGMETGVERIAKEANKDQTVAQHMEAVRLCKKYGFKVSLFMIYGFPGESKEDRDESWRVVNGANVGFVKFNNLIPYPGTPIYDVAQSEGRLHIMEGWRNFNSTLSITRSIFDTMPLAYVPKGVTEFELKRDIIRRNLQYYFQWKIIKSIMLRDKGVGWVSLPPNWFFKPREVASLTGMAFILGTNLLFSMLPPFVGNAVFALLKRGRSEAAPKDVKMKDRTFRRARVPKDASLPAGETEPSVSVADTESKERPQQGRAEWLRWSSPS